From Pseudomonas alcaligenes, a single genomic window includes:
- the lpxO gene encoding lipid A hydroxylase LpxO: MKVTLLLLFFASVLHIHFRGRVRHKFTRQLKEHSTFLAPINSILYLTSKLPGTPFHKPAVFPELKVIEDNWQVIRSEGLHLMDMGRIKKADGHNDAGFNSFFKTGWKRFYLKWYGDSHPSAETLCPRTTELVRSIPQIKAAMFAELPPGARLVRHRDPYAGSMRYHLGLVTPNSPECFIEVDGERYSWRDGEGVIFDETFIHYAENKTDRDRLILFCDIERPLKYRWAEALNRWFSRKVMAAASSPNDEQDATGGINRAFHYLYQFRLRAKALKKRNRTAYYGLQWLLLAAIVALLIWI; this comes from the coding sequence TTGAAAGTCACCTTGTTGCTGTTGTTCTTTGCCAGTGTCCTGCATATCCACTTCCGTGGGCGGGTGCGGCACAAGTTCACCCGGCAGCTCAAGGAACACTCGACTTTCCTGGCCCCGATCAACTCGATCCTCTACCTGACGTCCAAGCTGCCGGGCACGCCCTTCCACAAGCCTGCGGTGTTTCCCGAGCTGAAGGTGATCGAGGACAACTGGCAGGTGATTCGCTCCGAAGGCCTGCACCTGATGGACATGGGCCGGATCAAGAAGGCCGACGGGCACAACGACGCCGGCTTCAACTCGTTCTTCAAGACTGGTTGGAAGCGCTTCTACCTGAAGTGGTACGGCGACAGCCATCCTTCGGCCGAAACCCTGTGCCCGCGCACCACCGAGCTGGTACGCAGCATTCCGCAGATCAAGGCGGCGATGTTCGCCGAGCTGCCGCCCGGCGCGCGCCTGGTGCGCCACCGCGACCCCTATGCCGGCTCGATGCGCTACCACCTGGGCCTGGTCACGCCGAACTCGCCGGAGTGCTTCATCGAAGTGGATGGCGAGCGTTATTCCTGGCGCGATGGCGAAGGGGTGATCTTCGACGAGACCTTCATCCACTACGCTGAGAACAAGACCGACAGGGATCGCCTGATCCTCTTCTGCGACATCGAGCGGCCGCTCAAGTACCGCTGGGCCGAGGCGCTCAACCGCTGGTTCAGCCGCAAGGTGATGGCTGCCGCCAGTTCGCCGAACGACGAGCAGGATGCCACCGGCGGGATCAACCGTGCCTTCCACTACCTGTACCAGTTCCGCCTGCGCGCCAAGGCACTGAAGAAGCGCAACCGTACGGCCTACTATGGCCTGCAGTGGCTGCTGCTGGCTGCCATCGTGGCGTTGCTCATCTGGATCTGA
- the tusA gene encoding sulfurtransferase TusA — protein MSLQPDAILDASGLNCPEPVMMLHNKVRDLPAGGLLKVIATDPSTRRDIPKFCMFLDHQLVEQSEEGGTYLYWIRKKLG, from the coding sequence ATGTCCCTGCAACCCGACGCCATTCTCGACGCCAGCGGGCTGAATTGCCCCGAGCCGGTGATGATGCTGCACAACAAAGTGCGCGATCTGCCGGCTGGCGGCCTGCTCAAGGTGATCGCCACCGACCCCTCGACCCGTCGCGATATCCCCAAGTTCTGCATGTTCCTCGACCATCAACTGGTGGAGCAGAGCGAAGAGGGCGGCACCTACCTGTACTGGATCCGCAAGAAACTGGGCTGA
- a CDS encoding gamma-glutamylcyclotransferase family protein → MPYYFAYGSNMNPARMQARGLRVEEALAGWLPGFALCFNKRAHDHPGRAYANIRHQAGGVLEGVLYRLAAESEILKMDPFEGTPVYYSRERMPIHTAQGPIAAWIYVANPAWREEGLAPSRSYLEHLLAGRALLSADYWAALAATTALDD, encoded by the coding sequence ATGCCTTACTACTTCGCCTACGGCTCCAACATGAATCCGGCGCGCATGCAGGCCCGTGGTCTGCGGGTCGAGGAGGCCCTGGCCGGCTGGCTGCCGGGCTTTGCCCTGTGCTTCAACAAGCGCGCCCACGACCATCCCGGTCGCGCCTACGCCAATATCCGCCACCAGGCGGGCGGCGTGTTGGAAGGCGTGCTCTATCGCTTGGCCGCGGAAAGCGAAATTCTCAAGATGGATCCCTTCGAGGGCACGCCGGTCTACTACAGCCGCGAGCGCATGCCGATCCACACGGCCCAGGGGCCGATCGCGGCCTGGATCTACGTGGCCAATCCGGCCTGGCGCGAGGAGGGGCTGGCGCCCAGCCGCAGCTACCTCGAACACCTGCTGGCCGGCCGCGCGCTGCTCTCGGCCGATTACTGGGCGGCGCTGGCCGCCACCACCGCGCTGGACGACTGA
- a CDS encoding MATE family efflux transporter, with protein sequence MSALSRLARARSELRALLALATPIIIAQLAYTSMGFVDAVMAGRVSPRDLAAVALGNSLWVPVFLLMNGTLLATTAKVAQRFGAGKQEEIGVIVRQALWLALAIGLGCATLLWNAEPVLRLMQVEPALSELAMGYLRGIACGFPAVALYHVLRCCSDGLGRTRPSMVLGIGGLLLNIPLNYVLIYGHLGFPAMGGAGCGWASGSVMWCMMLGMLWWVNWAPHYKPSRLFSHFEWPQWAVIRRLLAVGVPIGVAVFAESSIFSVIALLIGGLGATVVAGHQIALNFSSMIFMIPYSLAMAVTVRVGQALGRGEPREARFAAGIGMGSALAYACLSASLVLLLREPIAQIYSPDPQVIAVAATLLVYSALFQFSDAVQVTAAGALRGYQDTRVTMLITLFAYWGIGLPVGYSLGLADWFGEPSGPRGLWQGLVVGLTCAAVLLGVRLARSARRRIRLQSSSAVVAASAAQ encoded by the coding sequence ATGTCTGCCCTCTCCCGCCTCGCCCGCGCCCGCTCCGAACTGCGGGCCCTGCTGGCCCTGGCCACGCCCATCATCATCGCCCAGTTGGCCTACACCTCGATGGGCTTCGTCGATGCGGTCATGGCCGGTCGCGTCAGCCCGCGCGACCTGGCGGCCGTGGCACTGGGCAACTCGCTGTGGGTGCCGGTGTTCCTGCTGATGAACGGCACCCTGCTGGCCACCACGGCCAAGGTGGCGCAGCGCTTCGGCGCCGGCAAACAGGAAGAGATCGGCGTAATCGTGCGCCAGGCCCTGTGGTTGGCCCTGGCCATCGGCCTGGGCTGCGCCACCCTGCTGTGGAACGCCGAGCCGGTGCTGCGCCTGATGCAGGTCGAGCCGGCGCTGAGCGAACTGGCCATGGGTTACCTGCGCGGCATCGCCTGCGGTTTTCCGGCGGTGGCGCTGTACCACGTGCTGCGCTGCTGCAGCGACGGCCTGGGGCGCACCCGGCCGAGCATGGTGCTGGGTATCGGCGGCCTGCTGCTGAACATTCCCCTCAACTATGTGCTGATCTACGGTCACCTGGGCTTCCCCGCCATGGGCGGCGCCGGCTGCGGCTGGGCCTCGGGCAGCGTGATGTGGTGCATGATGCTGGGCATGCTGTGGTGGGTGAACTGGGCGCCGCACTACAAGCCCAGTCGCCTGTTCAGTCACTTCGAGTGGCCACAGTGGGCAGTGATCCGCCGCCTGCTCGCGGTCGGCGTGCCGATCGGCGTGGCGGTGTTCGCCGAATCCAGCATCTTCTCGGTGATCGCCCTGCTGATCGGCGGCCTGGGCGCCACCGTGGTGGCCGGGCACCAGATCGCCCTCAACTTCAGCTCGATGATCTTCATGATTCCCTATTCGCTGGCGATGGCCGTGACCGTGCGGGTCGGCCAGGCCCTCGGCCGCGGCGAGCCGCGCGAGGCGCGTTTCGCCGCTGGCATCGGCATGGGCAGCGCACTGGCCTACGCCTGCCTGTCGGCCAGCCTGGTACTGCTGCTGCGCGAGCCCATCGCGCAGATCTACAGCCCCGATCCGCAGGTGATCGCGGTAGCCGCCACCCTGCTGGTGTACTCGGCGCTGTTCCAGTTCTCCGACGCCGTGCAGGTCACCGCCGCCGGTGCCCTGCGCGGTTACCAGGACACCCGCGTGACCATGCTGATCACCCTGTTCGCTTACTGGGGTATCGGTCTGCCGGTGGGTTACAGCCTCGGTCTGGCCGACTGGTTCGGCGAACCCAGCGGGCCGCGCGGGCTGTGGCAGGGCCTGGTGGTCGGCCTGACCTGCGCCGCCGTGCTGCTTGGCGTGCGCCTGGCGCGCAGCGCGCGCCGGCGTATCCGCCTTCAGTCGTCCAGCGCGGTGGTGGCGGCCAGCGCCGCCCAGTAA
- the pdxB gene encoding 4-phosphoerythronate dehydrogenase PdxB produces MRIVADENIPLLDEFFATFGPISRHPGRSIDRAALGDAEVLLVRSVTQVDRALLEGSRVRFVGTCTIGTDHLDLDYFSEAGIAWSSAPGCNARGVVDYVLGSLLALSEQTGQPLATRRYGVVGAGQVGGRLVKLLRGLGWDVLVCDPPRQAAEDGAFVDLATILRECDVISLHTPLNAGTRHLLGGDELQQLRPGAWLINASRGAVLDNAALKAHLRSGAALQAVLDVWEGEPLADPELAALCRIATPHIAGYSLDGKLRGTAQIYQAFCASQGLAEQVQLADLLPQPWLPTLQLSAAASPEWALATLCRAVYDPRRDDADFRRSLQGDAVQRKAAFDALRKHYPYRREIDGLRVQLDGEAPALAQLLSGLGCQPG; encoded by the coding sequence ATGCGTATCGTTGCCGACGAAAACATTCCCCTGCTCGACGAGTTCTTCGCCACCTTCGGCCCGATCAGCCGTCACCCCGGGCGCAGCATCGACCGTGCTGCCCTGGGCGACGCCGAGGTGCTGTTGGTGCGCTCGGTGACCCAGGTCGACCGGGCTCTGCTGGAAGGCAGCCGGGTGCGTTTCGTCGGCACCTGCACCATCGGCACCGATCACCTCGATCTCGACTACTTCAGTGAGGCCGGCATCGCCTGGTCCAGCGCCCCCGGCTGCAACGCTCGCGGCGTGGTCGACTATGTACTGGGCAGCCTGCTGGCGCTGAGCGAGCAAACCGGCCAGCCCCTGGCTACCCGGCGCTATGGCGTGGTCGGCGCCGGCCAGGTCGGCGGTCGCCTGGTCAAGCTGCTGCGCGGCCTGGGCTGGGACGTGCTGGTCTGCGATCCACCGCGGCAGGCGGCCGAGGACGGTGCTTTCGTCGACCTGGCGACCATCCTGCGCGAGTGCGACGTGATCAGCCTGCACACCCCGCTGAATGCCGGCACCCGCCACCTGCTGGGGGGCGACGAGCTGCAGCAGCTGCGCCCCGGCGCCTGGCTGATCAACGCCAGCCGCGGCGCGGTGCTCGACAATGCGGCGCTCAAGGCGCATCTGCGCAGCGGCGCCGCCTTGCAGGCGGTGCTGGATGTATGGGAAGGCGAGCCACTGGCCGATCCCGAGCTGGCGGCGCTGTGCCGGATCGCCACCCCGCATATCGCCGGCTACAGCCTGGATGGCAAGCTGCGCGGCACCGCGCAGATCTATCAGGCGTTCTGCGCCAGCCAGGGCCTGGCCGAGCAGGTGCAGCTGGCCGACCTGTTGCCGCAGCCCTGGCTGCCGACCCTGCAGCTGAGCGCCGCTGCCTCGCCGGAGTGGGCGCTGGCCACTCTGTGCCGCGCGGTGTACGACCCGCGCCGCGATGACGCCGACTTCCGCCGCTCGCTGCAGGGTGACGCAGTGCAGCGCAAGGCTGCCTTCGATGCCCTGCGCAAGCATTACCCCTACCGTCGTGAGATCGATGGCCTGCGGGTGCAGCTGGATGGCGAAGCGCCGGCCCTGGCGCAGCTGCTCTCCGGCCTCGGCTGCCAGCCCGGCTGA